The following are encoded in a window of Wolbachia endosymbiont (group B) of Hofmannophila pseudospretella genomic DNA:
- a CDS encoding nitroreductase family protein yields MRYLKMMSKQDLLSLMKARHSGRSYDNTRAISQKEMDILIEAVRLTPSCFGDEPWRYVICNKQNNQSAWKKLLDCLDESNQKWAKDAQILIISLSAKNFRKQGKGENFWAKHDTGAANYALMLQAAAMNLMAHQMGGFDRDKIVKRFNIPDDFNVMSVIAVGYEKEGAEVKEKQRRSIKEIFFYDEWPAS; encoded by the coding sequence ATGCGCTATTTAAAAATGATGAGTAAACAAGATCTATTATCGTTGATGAAAGCAAGACACAGCGGACGTTCATACGATAATACAAGAGCAATATCTCAGAAAGAAATGGATATTTTAATAGAAGCTGTAAGGCTAACACCCTCGTGTTTTGGTGATGAACCTTGGCGATATGTGATATGCAACAAACAGAACAATCAAAGCGCATGGAAAAAATTGCTCGATTGCCTTGATGAATCTAATCAAAAGTGGGCAAAAGATGCACAAATACTAATTATATCTCTAAGCGCTAAGAACTTCCGCAAACAAGGTAAAGGAGAAAATTTTTGGGCTAAGCATGATACTGGTGCAGCAAATTATGCACTTATGCTGCAGGCTGCAGCTATGAACTTAATGGCTCATCAAATGGGTGGATTTGATAGAGATAAAATAGTTAAGAGATTCAATATACCTGATGATTTTAATGTAATGTCAGTGATAGCAGTTGGTTACGAAAAAGAGGGTGCTGAAGTCAAAGAAAAACAAAGAAGATCAATAAAAGAAATATTCTTTTATGACGAATGGCCAGCGAGCTGA
- a CDS encoding biotin transporter BioY: MFITQSSSRSTLAEILSCVLLLFLMAQISIPLQPVPITLQTLGLMLVGLKFNRRTAFYSVLTYLSLGAAGFSVFANFSGGHHIFLGPTGGYLIGCLVAVVVMSRVNELLNSKYQSFMCNSLSCLAGTVVIFICGISWLTIYVGLKQAIMVGVLPFILPGLVKIFLLVAALQYLKK, from the coding sequence ATGTTTATAACACAATCAAGCAGTAGGTCAACACTGGCTGAAATATTGTCTTGCGTTTTACTTTTATTCTTGATGGCTCAAATAAGCATACCATTGCAGCCTGTGCCTATCACATTGCAAACTTTAGGATTAATGCTTGTTGGGCTTAAATTTAACCGCAGAACAGCATTCTATTCTGTGCTTACATATCTATCACTTGGTGCAGCAGGATTTTCTGTTTTTGCGAATTTTTCTGGTGGTCATCACATTTTTCTCGGGCCAACAGGTGGATATTTGATTGGCTGTTTAGTTGCTGTTGTAGTAATGAGCAGAGTAAATGAATTACTGAACTCTAAATATCAATCATTTATGTGTAATTCTTTAAGTTGTCTGGCGGGTACAGTCGTAATCTTTATTTGTGGTATTAGTTGGCTTACTATTTACGTAGGTCTGAAACAAGCAATAATGGTAGGTGTTTTACCATTCATCCTTCCTGGTTTGGTAAAAATTTTTCTACTTGTAGCAGCTTTGCAGTATTTGAAAAAGTGA
- a CDS encoding DUF1284 domain-containing protein has protein sequence MIRFRPHHFMCTLAFQGYGYSQSFVENYEKIASKVISDPNTKIEVVDNLDTICSVCPNQTKQGKCTTQAKVLELDRRHMEILGIKIGEILTWSEAVKRIRKKMSLEKFDYACEECNWQPYGMCRSALLTHSK, from the coding sequence GTGATAAGGTTTCGTCCTCATCATTTTATGTGCACTCTTGCATTTCAAGGGTATGGATATTCTCAGAGCTTTGTAGAAAATTATGAAAAGATAGCAAGTAAAGTAATTAGTGATCCTAATACTAAAATCGAAGTAGTTGATAATCTTGACACTATTTGTAGTGTTTGCCCAAACCAGACTAAACAAGGTAAATGTACCACACAAGCTAAAGTTTTAGAGCTAGATAGAAGGCATATGGAAATTTTAGGAATAAAAATTGGCGAGATTTTGACCTGGAGTGAAGCAGTAAAAAGAATTAGAAAGAAAATGTCTTTAGAGAAATTTGACTACGCATGTGAGGAGTGTAATTGGCAACCATATGGAATGTGTAGAAGTGCTCTTTTAACTCATTCTAAATAG
- a CDS encoding tetratricopeptide repeat protein — protein MLRIVQRNKIYWLRAAANATTLGSMFVCMLICVVILWRSSVTYASENLEIQKVFDSVVKHIKADKKYKDLDVIERKSDKFNIKISQNSGKNFDIYSILKKAKDSFELGDSETATSLLNQIIAKFPYHESALIGLGNIYYANKEFKKAVEIYIRLLKEYPSNPYVLKNFLTIISQYDPNLALSEMLKLYDTLRNSAPLSANLGLIYMKKGDYVKAKEYMKAAISLDQNNIFYTYNLAVILDKLSDFKNATACYSKLLNMSKNASERIPLYKVAARLKFIQLHSVHPAIP, from the coding sequence GTGTTACGTATAGTTCAAAGAAATAAGATTTACTGGTTACGCGCTGCAGCCAATGCCACAACACTAGGATCTATGTTTGTCTGCATGTTAATTTGCGTTGTGATTTTATGGAGGTCTTCTGTTACCTATGCTAGTGAAAATTTGGAGATACAGAAGGTCTTTGATAGTGTTGTCAAGCATATAAAAGCTGATAAAAAATATAAAGATCTTGATGTTATCGAGAGAAAAAGTGACAAATTTAATATCAAAATTTCGCAGAATTCTGGCAAGAATTTTGACATATACTCTATTTTAAAAAAAGCAAAAGATTCCTTTGAGTTAGGAGATAGTGAAACAGCTACTTCTCTCCTCAATCAGATTATCGCAAAATTTCCTTATCATGAAAGTGCTTTAATTGGACTAGGGAATATCTATTACGCTAACAAAGAATTTAAAAAAGCTGTAGAGATTTACATAAGACTGTTAAAAGAATATCCTAGCAACCCTTATGTATTAAAGAATTTTCTGACGATAATCTCACAATATGATCCTAATTTAGCATTGAGTGAAATGTTGAAATTGTATGATACACTCAGAAATAGCGCCCCTTTATCAGCAAATTTAGGTTTGATCTATATGAAAAAAGGGGATTACGTAAAAGCTAAAGAATATATGAAAGCAGCAATTTCTTTAGATCAAAACAATATTTTTTATACCTATAATTTAGCTGTTATTCTAGATAAGCTCTCAGATTTTAAAAATGCCACAGCATGTTATTCAAAGTTGTTGAACATGTCAAAAAATGCAAGTGAAAGAATACCTTTATACAAGGTAGCAGCAAGACTAAAATTTATACAACTCCATAGTGTGCACCCAGCGATTCCATAA